In a single window of the Cygnus olor isolate bCygOlo1 chromosome 5, bCygOlo1.pri.v2, whole genome shotgun sequence genome:
- the RRAS2 gene encoding ras-related protein R-Ras2 isoform X2, with protein MSSVLLHSYRQRESYFVTDYDPTIEDSYTKQCVIDERAARLDILDTAGQEEFGAMREQYMRTGEGFLLVFSVTDRGSFEEIYKFQRQILRVKDRDEFPMILVGNKADLDHQRQVTQEEGQQLARQLKVTYMEASAKIRLNVDQAFHELVRVIRKFQEQECPPSPEPTRKEKDKKGCHCVIF; from the exons tcctATTTTGTTACGGATTATGACCCAACAATCGAAGACTCCTACACCAAACAATGCGTGATAGACGAAAGAGCTGCGCGCTTGGACA TTCTGGATACAGCAGGACAAGAAGAATTTGGAGCCATGCGTGAACAGTACATGAGGACAGGGGAgggttttctgcttgttttctcaGTCACTGACAGAGGAAG ttttgAAGAAATCTATAAGTTTCAGCGACAAATTCTTAGAGTGAAAGATCGTGATGAGTTTCCTATGATTCTAGTTGGTAATAAAGCAGATCTGGACCACCAAAGACAG GTGACACAAGAGGAAGGTCAGCAGCTAGCGCGACAACTTAAAGTAACGTACATGGAAGCCTCAGCAAAAATCCGATTGAATGTAGACCAAGCTTTTCATGAACTTGTCAGAGTTATAAG GAAATTTCAAGAACAAGAGTGCCCTCCTTCACCAGAGCCAACACggaaagagaaagacaagaaaggCTGCCATTGTGTTATTTTCTGA